A portion of the Calliphora vicina chromosome 5, idCalVici1.1, whole genome shotgun sequence genome contains these proteins:
- the LOC135961232 gene encoding uncharacterized protein LOC135961232: MCDLQALIEIQRNLLSTVKRLNERFLSKDSSEKTRGYIDALTSELECLFQTFKCQHDEISRVIRETSLNPSDVPYMADESFFEFSEIYFSFKGRLLDSLPTDTTRSPLSSTFAMPTGHADMSATMDARLPKISLPKFSGEYIDWIPFRDIYLSLVHTNASLSKIQKFYYLKGTLTGEAASLIKTISATEANYTSAWNILETRYHNKRAIVGTLIQKLFNIPKSDSSFQSIKSLLDTTQECISSLRNLDIDTTTWDPLLIYLICQKLDLQTRREWEHSLKSSTEVPNRSEMFSFLERTFRSLESLNELAPANTLPWKSKNDFLANRNICRNCLSASHIQDKCNSSNRCGTCKQPHHTVLHVDESVSAQNSNIIPSSTLNSNHLANEPVTTHSSQSPVNVLLYTIRLFVNSNAGHLPLRALLDPGSQGTLISESAVQILRLPKRRSHCKVIGVGTECESMSKHSVYLELMSRYKRLVLSYTALVLSNISSYKPNLSSKEINLPNLNNEDLADPFFFQNDPIDIILGSDVCSKIKIPTESFVHNDLFFQNTYFGWVFSGSSKSMTSNQITYHNVNLENLLRAFWEQEEIISGRDLSNEELACENYFKATVKRNSSGRYVVNLPFRSLLLTGDLPKIHNNMIGALKRFQQLETSFSKRSAFAENYKNFMREYESLGHMTKIGTYPGSVEENSYFLPHHGVFKEESTTTKLRVVFDGSSHIEGRKSLNEELSPGPPLQNDLPTILNKWRKHRIAFSADIEKMFRQVEVTPERRKFQRILWRFSPLEEISVYQLNTLALDYKTDFPYESKLLISDSYVDDIISGANSLERAITLQRNLCSLLGKGRCNLRKWITNSVELLGEIPEEHREKSLTLKFDRDNVVKTLGIQWNTTTDSFSFKVNIDQTRPVSKRTILSETASLYDPLGWLTPSTVIAKSLFKELWEKGIDWDDKIPHAIEQKWLQYKSTLARFTDLRIPRWIHYRTGSQVELHCFCDASTVAYAAAVYARVITSKGIFVNLLQAKSKISPIKTVSIPRLELCAATLLVKLTAKVKASFLDVAIQEIFFWSDSSTVLSWIRKPPSNWTVYVANRVAEIQRLSNPLQWKYVPSALNPVDCASRGIFPHDLMEFSRVNKNLKETDSLNVATINNTLKRLLKITQAIDFPENTRKQILNGDAKRNSLLKLMPFIGNDDFIRVGGRLRNSTLPYDVKHPILLSKMNPLSSLIIREAHENTLHGGITLTMSYVNRKYWIVSGNRLAKKIIGSCIRCFKYSAKSATQIMGNLPPVRLNVTRPFKHSGVDYTGPISVKNSTFRSAIISKGYICLFVCMVTKAIHLEAVSDMTTNAFLAAFRRFVSRRGVCTDIYSDCGTNFIGASKELQVLFHRNRKSIPEDLRNSLVSLGTEWHFIPPASPNFGGLWEAGVKSVKHHLKRVMHDKILSFEELTTLLCQIESCLNSRPLCPLSSDPSDMDALTPAHFIIGEPTNCIPEENLLDMNINRLSRWKTIQNLKQHFWKRWYLEYLNRMQARPRWLKSTPDAKKGDLVLISDDRCGPGQWLMGRIYSIQEVSTLQYEPVSSAKRTEPDPDAIDIEI; encoded by the exons ATGTGTGATTTGCAAGCTCTTATAGAAATTCAAAGGAATTTATTGAGCACGGTAAAACGTCTTAATGAAAGATTTTTGTCAAAGGACAGCTCGGAAAAGACACGTGGTTATATTGATGCTCTTACTTCAGAGCTTGAATGTTTATTTCAGACGTTTAAATGTCAACACGATGAAATTTCAAGAGTCATTCGAGAAACTTCCTTAAACCCTTCTGATGTGCCATATATGGCCGATGAGAGCTTCTTTGAGTTTTCGGAAATTTACTTTTCATTTAAGGGCAGACTGCTAGATAGTTTACCGACTGATACAACACGTTCTCCATTAAGTAGCACCTTTGCTATGCCAACTGGGCATGCAGATATGAGCGCAACTATGGATGCAAGACTTCCTAAGATTTCCCTTCCAAAATTTTCTGGTGAATACATTGATTGGATACCCTTTCGTGATATTTACTTATCATTAGTGCATACAAACGCATCTCTTTCTaagattcaaaaattttattatctaAAAGGAACTCTTACTGGAGAGGCAGCTTCTCTTATTAAGACCATTTCCGCCACAGAAGCTAACTACACTTCTGCTTGGAATATTTTAGAGACAAGATATCACAATAAACGTGCGATAGTGGGTACcctaattcaaaaactttttaatattccAAAATCTGATAGCAGTTTTCAAAGCATTAAATCCTTATTGGATACTACCCAAGAATGCATTTCCTCTTTGAGGAATCTGGACATTGATACTACTACTTGGGATccattattaatatatttaatttgtcaAAAACTTGACCTTCAGACAAGAAGAGAATGGGAACATTCATTGAAATCATCAACAGAAGTTCCAAACCGCTCAGAAATGTTTTCTTTCTTAGAAAGAACCTTTAGATCATTGGAATCATTGAATGAATTGGCACCTGCCAACA CTTTGCCTTGGAAATCCAAGAATGACTTCTTAGCTAATAGAAACATTTGCAGAAATTGTTTATCTGCCAGTCATATTCAAGACAAATGCAATAGCTCGAATAGGTGTGGAACTTGTAAACAGCCTCACCATACGGTATTACATGTTGACGAGTCTGTATCAGCTCAGAATTCTAATATAATTCCATCATCAACACTTAACTCCAACCATTTGGCAAATGAGCCAGTAACTACTCATAGCTCTCAGTCACCTGTTAATGTTTTGTTATATACAATACGCCTTTTCGTCAATTCTAACGCTGGTCATTTACCATTAAGAGCTCTTTTGGATCCTGGTTCTCAGGGAACTTTAATTTCTGAATCTGCTGTGCAGATTTTGCGTTTACCTAAACGGAGGTCACATTGTAAGGTGATTGGTGTGGGAACTGAATGTGAGAGTATGTCGAAACACTCTGTTTATCTTGAGTTAATGTCGCGTTATAAACGACTTGTGCTATCTTACACCGCCTTAGTTCTATCAAATATTTCTTCATACAAACCGAATCTATCTTCGAAGGAAATAAATTTACCTAACTTGAATAATGAGGACTTGGCTGATCCGTTCTTTTTTCAGAACGATCCAATTGACATTATTCTAGGCTCTGACGTTTGTTCAAAAATTAAGATTCCTACTGAATCATTTGTTCATaatgatttgttttttcaaaatacgtATTTCGGATGGGTTTTTTCGGGCTCATCCAAATCAATGACATCGAACCAGATTACTTATCATAATGTTAATTTGGAGAATCTCTTAAGGGCCTTTTGGGAGCAAGAGGAGATTATTTCTGGCCGAGATTTATCTAATGAAGAATTGGCTTGTGagaattattttaaagctaCAGTTAAGCGTAATTCATCTGGTCGCTATGTGGTGAATCTACCATTTAGATCATTATTACTGACTGGCGATTTACCCAAAATTCATAACAATATGATCGGTGCTTTGAAACGATTTCAACAGCTTGAAACTTCCTTTTCTAAGCGTTCAGCATTCgccgaaaattataaaaatttcatgcGTGAATATGAGTCTTTAGGTCATATGACTAAAATTGGAACATATCCTGGTAGTGTTGAGGAAAATTCCTATTTCTTGCCACATCATGGCGTTTTTAAAGAAGAAAGCACTACCACAAAATTAAGGGTAGTTTTTGATGGCAGTAGCCACATTGAAGGAAGAAAGTCTTTGAATGAGGAACTTTCTCCAGGCCCTCCATTACAGAACGATCTACCAACAATTTTGAACAAATGGAGAAAACATAGAATTGCGTTCAGCGCAGATATCGAAAAAATGTTTAGGCAAGTCGAAGTTACTCCTGAACGTCGCAAATTTCAGCGAATTTTGTGGCGCTTTAGTCCTCTAGAGGAAATTTCTGTTTATCAATTGAATACG CTTGCTTTAGATTATAAAACGGATTTTCCATATGAATCAAAACTATTGATTTCCGACTCATATGTTGACGACATTATTTCTGGCGCTAATTCTTTGGAAAGAGCAATTACTCTGCAAAGGAATTTATGTAGTTTGTTGGGAAAAGGTAGATGTAATCTAAGAAAGTGGATTACAAACTCGGTGGAATTATTAGGTGAAATACCCGAGGAACACAGAGAGAAATCGTTAACATTGAAATTCGACCGTGATAATGTTGTCAAGACACTCGGTATTCAGTGGAATACAACCACCGATTCTTTTTCTTTCAAAGTTAATATTGATCAAACCCGTCCTGTTTCAAAGAGAACTATTTTATCTGAGACTGCTAGTTTATATGACCCATTGGGTTGGTTGACACCTAGTACTGTTATTGCGAAGTCATTATTTAAGGAACTATGGGAGAAGGGTATAGATTGGGATGATAAAATTCCTCATGCAATTGAACAGAAATGGCTACAATATAAATCCACTCTTGCTAGATTTACTGATCTCAGAATTCCACGATGGATACATTACCGTACTGGGTCTCAAGTTGAACTTCACTGTTTTTGTGATGCATCGACAGTGGCTTACGCTGCTGCTGTTTATGCCAGGGTAATTACTTCTAAAGGCATTTTTGTTAATCTTTTACAAGCAAAGTCTAAAATATCTCCGATAAAGACGGTCTCAATACCGAGACTTGAACTCTGTGCTGCCACTCTATTGGTAAAATTGACCGCAAAAGTCAAAGCTTCATTTTTGGATGTGGCAATCCAGGAAATTTTCTTTTGGAGTGATAGCTCCACAGTTTTAAGTTGGATTAGAAAACCACCATCAAATTGGACTGTTTACGTGGCCAATCGAGTTGCCGAGATCCAACGTCTTAGTAATCCTTTACAATGGAAATATGTTCCATCTGCTTTAAATCCTGTCGATTGTGCATCCAGGGGAATTTTTCCTCATGACCTAATGGAAT TTAGTCGAGTGAATAAAAATCTGAAGGAAACTGATTCTTTAAACGTGGCTACtataaataatactttaaaaagGTTACTTAAGATTACTCAAGCCATCGATTTTCCGGAGAATACTAGGAAACAGATTTTAAATGGTGATGCTAAACGTAACTCACTTTTGAAACTAATGCCTTTCATTGGTAATGATGACTTTATTCGTGTAGGTGGTCGTTTGCGTAATTCTACCTTACCATATGATGTTAAACATCCAATACTTTTGTCTAAAATGAATCCCCTTTCCAGTCTCATAATAAGAGAAGCACATGAAAACACTTTACATGGCGGCATTACCTTGACCATGTCTTACGTGAACAGAAAATATTGGATAGTATCTGGCAATCGGTTGGCTAAGAAAATTATAGGTAGTTGTATACGTTGCTTTAAATATTCTGCTAAATCTGCTACTCAGATTATGGGAAATCTACCTCCGGTGCGTCTAAACGTCACCAGGCCGTTTAAGCATAGCGGCGTTGATTACACTGGTCCAATTTCCGTAAAAAACTCAACTTTCCGATCTGCTATTATATCTAAAGGATATATTTGCCTTTTTGTGTGTATGGTAACTAAAGCCATTCATTTGGAGGCAGTTTCCGACATGACAACAAATGCTTTTTTAGCAGCTTTTCGCAGATTTGTATCCCGCAGAGGTGTTTGTACGGACATTTACTCAGATTGCGGTACGAATTTTATAGGTGCATCGAAAGAGCTTCAGGTCCTGTTTCACCGGAATAGAAAATCCATTCCTGAAGACTTGCGTAATTCTTTAGTATCATTGGGAACGGAATGGCATTTTATTCCACCTGCCTCACCAAATTTTGGAGGTCTATGGGAGGCGGGTGTGAAATCTGTAAAACACCATTTAAAACGAGTTATGCATGACAAAATTCTAAGCTTTGAAGAGCTTACAACACTACTTTGCCAGATAGAAAGTTGTCTGAACTCGCGACCGCTGTGCCCGTTGTCATCTGATCCATCTGATATGGATGCCTTGACGCCAGCCCATTTCATAATAGGAGAGCCAACCAATTGCATACCGGAAGAAAATCTCCTTGATATGAATATAAATCGTCTATCACGATGGAAGACAATCCAAAAtcttaaacaacatttttggaaaCGTTGGTATTTGGAATATCTAAATCGCATGCAAGCCCGTCCCAGATGGCTTAAATCCACACCAGATGCCAAAAAAGGTGATCTTGTTCTAATTTCTGATGACAGATGTGGTCCTGGCCAATGGCTGATGGGTCGAATAT ATTCAATACAAGAGGTATCTACACTGCAATATGAACCTGTATCATCTGCTAAACGGACGGAGCCTGATCCTGACGCT attgacattgaaatttaa